The proteins below come from a single Clarias gariepinus isolate MV-2021 ecotype Netherlands chromosome 17, CGAR_prim_01v2, whole genome shotgun sequence genomic window:
- the bnip3lb gene encoding BCL2 interacting protein 3 like b isoform X2, which yields MSDAAAAATRSTGEPGLNGSWVELELNMNASATSQAAAPPGAPSLSQVVEEVEEIVGGLEHVPSSSSIHNGDMEKILLDAQHESSRSNSSCDSPPRPPSPQDEGQISFDVDRGENQEALEKLRDDEILMKDSDWVADWSSRPENVPPKEFQFRHPRRSVTLSMRKTGAMKKGGIFSAEFLRVFLPSLLLSHLLVLGLGVYIGKRLTTPPASSF from the exons ATGTCCGACGCTGCAGCTGCTGCTACGCGATCCACAGGAGAGCCGGGGTTAAACG GCTCATGGGTGGAGCTCGAGCTGAACATGAACGCATCCGCCACATCGCAGGCCGCCGCCCCCCCGGGAGCGCCCAGCTTGTCCCAAGTCGTCGAAGAAGTGGAAGAGATCGTCGGGGGGCTGGAACACGtaccttcttcttcctccatcCATAACGGGGACATGGAGAAGATCCTGCTGGACGCACAGCACGAGTCCAGCCGCAGCAACTCCTCCTGCGACAG TCCACCACGACCCCCCAGCCCTCAGGATGAAGGTCAGATCAGCTTCGACGTGGACAGAGGAGAAAACCAG gaggcgCTGGAGAAGTTGAGGGATGATGAGATTCTGATGAAGGACTCGGACTGGGTGGCCGACTGGTCCAGCAGACCCGAGAACGTTCCTCCCAA GGAATTTCAGTTCCGACATCCTCGACGAAGCGTCACACTCAGCATGCGCAAAACTGGAGCCATGAAGAAAGGAGGGATCTTCTCCGCCGAGTTCCTCAGAGTGTTCCTCCCCTCACTGCTGCTCTCACACTTACTGGTCCTGGGGCTCGG GGTGTATATCGGGAAGAGGTTGACGACGCCCCCTGCCAGCTCCTTTTAA
- the bnip3lb gene encoding BCL2 interacting protein 3 like b isoform X1, with amino-acid sequence MTGITSPFAEHAPGRWTDSERRWHAEHCGFGWLCFWHWNVLDVWDVLSRNRESCSWVELELNMNASATSQAAAPPGAPSLSQVVEEVEEIVGGLEHVPSSSSIHNGDMEKILLDAQHESSRSNSSCDSPPRPPSPQDEGQISFDVDRGENQEALEKLRDDEILMKDSDWVADWSSRPENVPPKEFQFRHPRRSVTLSMRKTGAMKKGGIFSAEFLRVFLPSLLLSHLLVLGLGVYIGKRLTTPPASSF; translated from the exons ATGACGGGCATCACGTCGCCGTTCGCCGAGCACGCACCCGGGCGCTGGACAGACTCAGAGAGACGCTGGCATGCAGAACACTGTGGTTTTGGATGGCTCTGTTTCTGGCACTGGAACGTTTTAGACGTGTGGGACGTGCTGTCCAGAAACAGAGAATCTT GCTCATGGGTGGAGCTCGAGCTGAACATGAACGCATCCGCCACATCGCAGGCCGCCGCCCCCCCGGGAGCGCCCAGCTTGTCCCAAGTCGTCGAAGAAGTGGAAGAGATCGTCGGGGGGCTGGAACACGtaccttcttcttcctccatcCATAACGGGGACATGGAGAAGATCCTGCTGGACGCACAGCACGAGTCCAGCCGCAGCAACTCCTCCTGCGACAG TCCACCACGACCCCCCAGCCCTCAGGATGAAGGTCAGATCAGCTTCGACGTGGACAGAGGAGAAAACCAG gaggcgCTGGAGAAGTTGAGGGATGATGAGATTCTGATGAAGGACTCGGACTGGGTGGCCGACTGGTCCAGCAGACCCGAGAACGTTCCTCCCAA GGAATTTCAGTTCCGACATCCTCGACGAAGCGTCACACTCAGCATGCGCAAAACTGGAGCCATGAAGAAAGGAGGGATCTTCTCCGCCGAGTTCCTCAGAGTGTTCCTCCCCTCACTGCTGCTCTCACACTTACTGGTCCTGGGGCTCGG GGTGTATATCGGGAAGAGGTTGACGACGCCCCCTGCCAGCTCCTTTTAA
- the ppp2r2ab gene encoding serine/threonine-protein phosphatase 2A 55 kDa regulatory subunit B alpha isoform: MAGAGGGGNDVQWCFSQVKGAIDDDVAEADIISTVEFNHSGELLATGDKGGRVVIFQQDIENKAQCRSDYNVYSTFQSHEPEFDYLKSLEIEEKINKIRWLPQKNAAQFLLSTNDKTIKLWKISERDKRPEGYNLKEEDGRCRDSTTITTLRVPVFRPMDLMVEASPRRVFANAHTYHINSISVNSDNETYLSADDLRINLWHLEITDRSFNIVDIKPTNMEELTEVITAAEFHPHQCNTFVYSSSKGTIRLCDMRASALCDKHSKLFEEPEDPSNRSFFSEIISSISDVKFSHSGRYMMTRDYLSIKIWDLNMENRPVETYQVHEYLRSKLCSLYENDCIFDKFECCWSGNDSVVMTGSYNNFFRMLERTQRRDVTLEACRESCKPRQVLKPRRVCAGGKRKKDEISVDSLDFNKKILHTAWHPHANIIAVATTNNLYIFQEKGN; this comes from the exons CTGATATCATCTCCACCGTGGAGTTCAACCACTCAGGGGAGCTGTTAGCCACCGGAGATAAAGGCGGACGTGTCGTCATCTTCCAGCAAGACATCGAG AACAAGGCCCAGTGCCGCAGCGACTACAACGTTTACAGCACGTTCCAGAGCCACGAGCCCGAATTCGACTACCTGAAGAGTCTGGAGATCGAAGAGAAGATCAACAAGATCCGCTGGCTGCCGCAGAAAAACGCTGCACAGTTCCTGTTGTCCACAaacg ATAAAACTATAAAGTTGTGGAAGATAAGTGAACGTGATAAGAGACCAGAGGGCTACAATCTGAAAGAGGAGGACGGCCGCTGCAGAGATTCGACCACCATCACTACTCTACGG GTGCCCGTTTTCAGACCCATGGACCTGATGGTGGAGGCGAGCCCTCGCCGTGTGTTCGCCAACGCTCACACTTACCACATCAACTCCATCTCTGTAAACAGCGACAACGAGACGTACCTGTCTGCCGACGACCTGCGCATCAACCTGTGGCACCTGGAGATCACCGACCGCAGCTTCA ACATCGTGGACATCAAGCCGACCAACATGGAGGAGCTGACGGAGGTGATCACGGCGGCCGAGTTCCACCCGCACCAGTGCAACACCTTCGTCTACAGCAGCAGCAAGGGCACCATCCGCCTGTGTGACATGCGCGCCTCCGCCCTCTGCGACAAGCACTCCAAAC tgttcGAGGAGCCAGAAGACCCCAGCAACCGCTCTTTCTTCTCAGAAATCATCTCTTCCATCTCGGACGTGAAGTTCAGCCACAGCGGTCGCTACATGATGACCAGAGATTATTTGTCCATCAAGATCTGGGACCTGAACATGGAGAACCGGCCAGTGGAGACGTACCAG GTTCATGAATACCTCAGGAGTAAGCTGTGCTCGCTCTATGAAAACGACTGCATCTTCGACAAGTTCGAGTGCTGCTGGAGCGGGAACGACAG cgTGGTGATGACGGGCTCGTACAACAACTTCTTCCGCATGCTGGAGCGCACACAGCGGCGAGACGTCACCCTGGAGGCGTGCCGCGAGAGCTGCAAGCCGCGGCAGGTCCTGAAGCCGCGGCGCGTGTGCGCCGGCGGGAAGAGGAAGAAGGACGAGATCAGCGTGGACAGCCTGGACTTCAACAAGAAGATCCTGCACACGGCCTGGCACCCGCACGCCAACATCATCGCCGTGGCAACCACCAACAACCTCTACATCTTCCAGGAGAAGGGCAACTAG